One region of Pseudomonas sp. B21-040 genomic DNA includes:
- a CDS encoding DUF1652 domain-containing protein produces the protein MIYLTQLRDQLERHFSPRACECSVSGDNSVTVKLYHPASGQVDLVVSGLKVTNLSSPQAVALLIEELRYELESNGLHQPGENA, from the coding sequence ATGATTTATCTGACGCAATTGCGCGATCAACTGGAGCGGCACTTTTCTCCCCGAGCCTGCGAATGCAGTGTGTCAGGCGACAACTCGGTGACGGTCAAGCTGTATCACCCAGCGTCGGGGCAGGTCGATCTGGTGGTCAGCGGGTTGAAGGTCACGAACCTCAGTTCGCCGCAAGCGGTGGCGTTGTTGATTGAAGAGCTGCGTTATGAGTTGGAGAGCAATGGTTTGCATCAACCCGGCGAGAATGCTTAG
- a CDS encoding helix-turn-helix transcriptional regulator translates to MSQDVLSTETNRRQLQQIIAGLTDGVILLEPDQSLLWANDAALAMHGVGQISELGANAREYAKRFILRYRNNHPVPKENYPINRVARGETFSDVLVEVTPSDDEERTWVHNVRSMVLADSAGEPQSLVLIINDVTEWAGAERRFEKTFNANPAPAVICRLSDLRYIKVNSGFLDMTGFARDQVIGASAYELDVLEGAENRNLAIERLRDQATIPQMQAQLRLPDGGSKQVIVAGQPLELNEEACMLFSFVDMEPRHKAETALRQSEERFAKAFRLTPVPTLVCSAEDQRVLDANEAFYVTFAYPSEEVLGKTVEQLEFFDSGIGTRLFSTLENAGSLDRVDVKIRKKDAGLIDCAVSADTVNIQGSPCYLLVLMNITERKRTELELVTAIEEVMKDASWFSRTLIEKLANVKNVNSPQVPGASFTDLTARERDVLGLICEGLADKEIAARLKLAPNTVRNHVATVYSKLNVHSRSEAIVWARQRGLFSIEWRPKGQR, encoded by the coding sequence ATGAGCCAGGACGTCCTGAGTACCGAGACCAATCGTCGCCAGTTGCAGCAGATCATTGCCGGCTTGACCGACGGCGTGATTCTGCTGGAGCCAGACCAGAGCCTTCTCTGGGCCAATGATGCTGCGCTGGCCATGCACGGTGTCGGGCAGATCAGCGAACTGGGTGCCAATGCCCGTGAGTACGCCAAACGCTTCATCTTGCGCTATCGCAACAATCACCCGGTGCCGAAGGAAAACTACCCGATCAACCGTGTCGCCCGGGGTGAAACCTTCAGCGATGTGCTGGTGGAAGTAACGCCGTCCGACGATGAAGAACGCACTTGGGTGCACAACGTGCGCAGCATGGTGCTGGCCGACAGCGCCGGTGAACCGCAATCGCTGGTGTTGATCATCAACGACGTCACCGAGTGGGCCGGCGCCGAGCGGCGTTTCGAAAAAACGTTCAATGCCAACCCGGCTCCGGCCGTGATCTGTCGCCTCAGCGATTTGCGTTACATCAAGGTCAACAGCGGCTTTTTGGATATGACCGGTTTTGCCCGCGATCAGGTCATCGGCGCGTCGGCCTATGAATTGGATGTGCTGGAGGGCGCGGAAAACCGAAACCTGGCGATTGAGCGTTTGCGTGACCAAGCCACGATTCCGCAAATGCAGGCCCAGTTGCGATTGCCTGACGGCGGCAGCAAGCAGGTGATCGTCGCCGGGCAGCCGCTGGAGTTGAACGAAGAAGCCTGCATGCTGTTTTCGTTCGTCGACATGGAGCCTCGGCACAAGGCCGAAACTGCCTTGCGCCAGAGCGAAGAACGTTTCGCCAAGGCTTTTCGCCTGACGCCCGTGCCGACGTTGGTGTGCAGCGCCGAGGATCAGCGAGTGCTCGACGCCAACGAAGCGTTTTATGTGACCTTCGCCTATCCCAGCGAAGAAGTGCTCGGCAAGACCGTGGAGCAACTTGAGTTCTTCGACTCGGGCATTGGCACACGCTTGTTTTCGACGCTTGAGAACGCAGGGAGTCTGGACCGGGTCGACGTGAAAATCCGCAAGAAAGATGCGGGGCTGATTGATTGCGCGGTCTCGGCCGACACCGTGAACATTCAGGGCAGTCCTTGCTACCTGCTGGTATTGATGAACATCACTGAGCGTAAACGCACGGAACTTGAACTGGTCACGGCGATCGAGGAGGTGATGAAAGACGCCTCCTGGTTCAGCCGCACGCTGATTGAAAAACTGGCAAACGTGAAAAACGTCAACTCACCCCAGGTCCCTGGCGCGTCTTTCACCGATCTGACGGCCCGGGAGCGCGATGTACTTGGCCTGATCTGCGAAGGGCTGGCTGACAAGGAAATCGCTGCACGGTTGAAGCTGGCACCCAACACGGTGCGCAATCACGTCGCGACGGTGTATTCCAAGCTGAATGTTCACAGTCGCAGCGAGGCGATTGTCTGGGCACGCCAGCGCGGTTTGTTTTCCATTGAGTGGCGGCCCAAGGGCCAGCGCTAG
- a CDS encoding Zn-dependent hydrolase — translation MNAAVDVLQSTHQHINRDRLWASLMELAKLGATVKGGVCRLALTDLDRQARDIFVNWCEDAGCTVSIDAVGNIFARRPGRNPNLPPVMTGSHIDTQPTGGKFDGCFGVLAGVEVLRTLNDLKIETEAPLEVVVWTNEEGSRFAPCMMGSGVFAEKFTLEETLAKVDAEGISVGEALNAIGYAGPRKVSGHAVGAYFEAHIEQGPILEDEHKTIGVVMGALGQKWFDLKLRGVEAHAGPTPMHLRKDALVGAAVIVGALNRAALSHQPHACGTVGCLQAYPGSRNVIPGEVRMTLDFRHLEPARLDSMIAEVREVIESTCKAHGLTFELTPTADFPPLYFDKGCVEAVRGAAQGLGLSHMDIVSGAGHDAIFLAELGPAGMIFVPCEGGISHNEIENAAPDDLAAGCAVLLRAMLAASAAIAKGELAA, via the coding sequence ATGAACGCTGCCGTAGACGTTCTGCAATCCACCCATCAGCACATCAACCGCGACCGCTTGTGGGCCTCACTCATGGAGCTCGCCAAACTCGGCGCCACGGTCAAGGGCGGCGTCTGTCGCCTGGCCCTGACTGACCTCGACCGTCAGGCCCGGGACATCTTCGTCAACTGGTGTGAAGACGCCGGCTGCACCGTCAGCATCGATGCCGTGGGTAACATCTTCGCCCGCCGTCCGGGACGCAATCCGAACCTGCCACCGGTCATGACCGGCAGCCATATCGACACCCAGCCTACCGGCGGCAAGTTCGATGGCTGCTTCGGCGTCCTGGCCGGCGTCGAAGTGCTGCGCACCCTCAATGACCTGAAGATTGAAACCGAAGCGCCGCTGGAAGTGGTGGTCTGGACCAACGAAGAAGGTTCGCGCTTCGCGCCCTGCATGATGGGTTCTGGCGTCTTCGCCGAAAAATTCACCCTCGAAGAAACCCTGGCCAAAGTCGACGCCGAAGGCATCAGCGTCGGCGAAGCGCTGAACGCTATCGGTTACGCAGGCCCGCGCAAGGTCAGTGGCCACGCGGTGGGCGCCTATTTTGAAGCCCACATCGAGCAAGGCCCGATCCTTGAAGACGAACACAAAACCATCGGTGTGGTGATGGGCGCGCTCGGCCAGAAATGGTTCGACCTCAAACTGCGTGGCGTCGAAGCCCACGCCGGCCCGACGCCGATGCACTTGCGCAAGGACGCCCTGGTCGGCGCCGCGGTGATCGTCGGCGCACTCAACCGCGCCGCCCTCAGCCATCAGCCTCACGCCTGCGGCACCGTCGGCTGCCTGCAAGCCTATCCCGGCTCACGCAACGTCATCCCCGGTGAAGTGCGCATGACCCTCGACTTCCGCCATCTGGAACCGGCACGCCTGGACTCGATGATCGCCGAAGTTCGCGAGGTGATCGAAAGCACTTGCAAGGCACATGGCCTGACCTTCGAACTCACCCCGACCGCCGACTTCCCGCCGCTGTACTTCGACAAGGGCTGCGTCGAAGCGGTACGCGGCGCGGCGCAAGGGTTGGGCTTGTCGCACATGGACATCGTCAGCGGGGCAGGGCACGACGCGATCTTCCTCGCCGAACTGGGCCCGGCCGGCATGATCTTCGTACCGTGCGAAGGCGGCATCAGCCACAACGAAATCGAAAACGCCGCGCCGGACGATCTGGCGGCCGGGTGTGCGGTGTTGCTGCGGGCGATGCTGGCGGCCTCGGCGGCGATTGCCAAGGGGGAATTGGCGGCCTGA
- a CDS encoding NCS1 family nucleobase:cation symporter-1, whose amino-acid sequence MQQIRSQVTERDGLYELEAGSDVLDSLRYNHDIAPTKVAERTWNKWHITALWVGMAICVPTYTLGGVLTAYFGLSVGEALLAILFANIIVLIPLTLNAFAGTKYGIPFPVLLRSSFGVLGSNIPCLIRAVVACGWFGIQTMFGGLAIHLFLGSVFEGWKSLGGTGEVIGFMVFWALNLWVVIRGAESIKWLETLSAPLLVAVGVGLLVWAMPNVSMTELLAIPAKRPEGAGVASYFAAGLTAMVGFWATLSLNIPDFSRYAKSQKDQIVGQIIGLPLTMFLFASLGVVMTAASVKLVGVTVSDPVTLIGHIQSPFWVAIAMALIIIATLSTNTAANIVSPTNDFQNIAPKLINRTTAVLLTGLVGLALMAHELLKKLGLIVSDLSLETVYSNWLLGYSSLLGPIAGIMVVDYFLIKKQQLDLAGLYRDDVYPAWNWFGFIAFGVPVALTLLSLGSDAFSWFYSYGWFTGSALGGLIYYGLCSFRPAPSVAKSAV is encoded by the coding sequence ATGCAACAGATCAGATCGCAAGTGACCGAGCGCGACGGCTTGTACGAGCTCGAAGCCGGCAGTGACGTCCTCGACAGTCTCCGTTATAACCACGACATCGCCCCGACCAAGGTGGCCGAACGAACCTGGAACAAATGGCACATCACCGCGTTGTGGGTCGGCATGGCGATTTGTGTGCCCACTTACACCCTTGGCGGTGTGCTGACTGCCTACTTCGGCCTGAGCGTCGGTGAAGCGCTGTTGGCGATTCTGTTTGCCAACATCATCGTGTTGATTCCCCTGACCCTGAACGCCTTTGCCGGCACCAAGTACGGCATTCCGTTTCCGGTGCTGCTGCGTTCGTCCTTTGGCGTCCTCGGTTCCAACATTCCCTGCCTGATCCGTGCCGTGGTGGCGTGCGGCTGGTTTGGTATCCAGACGATGTTCGGCGGCCTGGCGATTCACCTGTTCCTCGGTTCGGTGTTCGAGGGCTGGAAGTCGTTGGGTGGCACCGGCGAGGTCATCGGCTTCATGGTGTTCTGGGCGTTGAACCTGTGGGTGGTGATCCGTGGCGCCGAGTCGATCAAGTGGCTGGAAACACTGTCTGCGCCGCTGCTGGTCGCGGTGGGCGTGGGGTTGCTGGTGTGGGCGATGCCGAATGTCTCAATGACCGAATTGCTGGCGATTCCGGCCAAGCGTCCTGAAGGCGCTGGCGTGGCCAGTTACTTCGCCGCCGGGCTGACCGCCATGGTCGGATTCTGGGCCACGCTGTCGCTGAACATTCCTGACTTCAGCCGCTATGCGAAAAGCCAGAAGGACCAGATTGTCGGGCAGATCATCGGCCTGCCGCTGACCATGTTCCTGTTCGCCTCCCTTGGCGTGGTCATGACCGCGGCGTCGGTGAAACTGGTCGGTGTGACGGTTTCCGACCCGGTCACGTTGATCGGCCATATCCAGAGCCCGTTCTGGGTGGCGATTGCCATGGCGCTGATCATCATCGCCACGCTGTCCACCAACACCGCCGCCAACATCGTTTCGCCCACCAATGACTTCCAGAACATCGCGCCCAAACTGATCAATCGCACCACGGCGGTGCTGCTGACCGGCCTGGTGGGGCTGGCGCTGATGGCCCATGAACTGCTGAAAAAACTCGGCTTGATCGTCTCGGACCTCAGCCTGGAAACCGTTTACTCCAACTGGTTGCTCGGTTATTCCAGCCTGCTCGGGCCGATCGCCGGGATCATGGTGGTGGACTATTTCCTGATCAAGAAACAGCAACTGGACCTGGCCGGGCTCTATCGCGATGACGTGTATCCGGCCTGGAACTGGTTCGGGTTTATCGCCTTCGGTGTGCCGGTGGCGTTGACGCTGCTGTCGTTGGGCAGCGATGCGTTCAGCTGGTTTTACAGCTACGGCTGGTTCACCGGGTCGGCGCTGGGCGGGTTGATTTATTACGGGTTGTGCTCGTTTCGGCCTGCCCCGTCCGTAGCGAAATCTGCGGTGTGA
- the hydA gene encoding dihydropyrimidinase: protein MSLLIRGATVITHDESYRADVYCADGVIKAIGDNLDVPAGAEVLDGSGQYLMPGGIDPHTHMQLPFMGTVASEDFFSGTAAGLAGGTTSIIDFVIPNPQQSLMEAFHQWRGWAEKSASDYGFHVAITWWSEQVREDMAELVNHHGVNSFKHFMAYKNAIMAADDTLVASFERCLELGAVPTVHAENGELVYHLQRKLMAQGITGPEAHPLSRPSQVEGEAASRAIRIAETLGTPLYLVHVSTKEALDEITYARSKGQQVYGEVLAGHLLLDDSVYQHPDWQTAAGYVMSPPFRPRGHQEALWHGLQSGNLHTTATDHCCFCAEQKAAGRDDFSKIPNGTAGIEDRMAVLWDEGVNTGRLSMQHFVALTSTNTAKIFNLYPRKGAIRVGADADLVLWDPQGTRTISAKTHHQQVDFNIFEGKTVRGVPSHTVSQGRVVWADGDLRAERGAGRYVERPAYPAVFELLSKRAELNKPAAVKR, encoded by the coding sequence ATGTCTCTGTTGATCCGTGGCGCCACCGTTATTACCCATGATGAAAGTTATCGCGCCGACGTCTATTGCGCCGACGGCGTGATTAAAGCCATCGGCGACAATCTTGACGTTCCGGCGGGTGCCGAAGTGCTCGACGGCAGCGGCCAGTACTTGATGCCCGGCGGCATCGATCCGCACACGCACATGCAACTGCCCTTCATGGGTACCGTGGCCAGTGAAGACTTTTTCAGTGGCACGGCGGCAGGACTGGCCGGTGGCACCACGTCGATCATTGACTTCGTGATTCCCAATCCGCAGCAATCGCTGATGGAGGCGTTTCACCAGTGGCGCGGCTGGGCTGAAAAGTCAGCGTCGGATTACGGTTTCCATGTGGCGATCACCTGGTGGAGCGAACAGGTGCGCGAGGACATGGCTGAGCTGGTTAACCATCATGGCGTCAACAGCTTCAAGCATTTCATGGCGTACAAGAATGCGATCATGGCCGCCGACGATACGCTGGTGGCGAGTTTCGAACGTTGCCTGGAACTCGGCGCGGTGCCCACCGTGCATGCCGAAAACGGCGAGCTGGTTTATCACCTGCAACGCAAGTTGATGGCCCAGGGCATCACCGGCCCTGAAGCACACCCCCTGTCACGGCCTTCGCAGGTTGAAGGTGAAGCGGCCAGCCGGGCGATCCGTATCGCCGAGACCCTGGGCACGCCGCTGTACCTGGTGCATGTCTCGACCAAAGAAGCCCTCGACGAAATCACCTACGCCCGCAGCAAAGGCCAGCAAGTCTACGGCGAAGTGCTCGCCGGGCATCTGTTGCTGGACGACAGCGTCTATCAACACCCGGATTGGCAAACCGCCGCCGGTTACGTGATGAGTCCCCCCTTCCGTCCTCGCGGTCATCAAGAGGCTCTGTGGCACGGCCTGCAATCGGGCAACCTGCACACCACCGCGACCGACCACTGCTGCTTCTGCGCTGAGCAAAAAGCCGCCGGGCGCGACGACTTCAGCAAAATCCCCAACGGCACCGCCGGCATCGAAGACCGCATGGCCGTGCTCTGGGATGAAGGGGTGAACACCGGACGTCTGTCGATGCAGCATTTCGTCGCGCTGACCTCCACCAATACCGCGAAGATCTTCAACCTCTACCCACGCAAAGGCGCGATTCGGGTCGGCGCGGATGCGGACCTGGTGCTGTGGGACCCGCAAGGTACGCGGACGATTTCAGCCAAGACGCACCACCAGCAGGTCGACTTCAACATCTTCGAAGGCAAGACCGTGCGCGGTGTGCCGAGCCACACCGTCAGCCAGGGCCGTGTGGTCTGGGCCGATGGCGATTTGCGCGCCGAGCGCGGTGCGGGGCGGTATGTCGAACGGCCGGCGTATCCGGCGGTGTTTGAATTGCTGAGCAAGCGGGCTGAGTTGAATAAGCCAGCTGCTGTGAAACGCTGA
- a CDS encoding NAD(P)-dependent oxidoreductase, with amino-acid sequence MIKTLNHLPHPYENAAALAGHFTDLAPPLNDRQAHLEASRCLYCYDAPCVNACPSEIDIPSFIRNIHQENVQGAAQKILSANILGGSCARVCPTEILCQQACVRNNDHECAPVLIGLLQRYAVDNAHFSEHPFQRAAATGKRIAVVGAGPAGLSCAHRSAMHGHDVVIFEAREKAGGLNEYGIAKYKLVDDYAQKELDFLLQIGGIEIRHGQKLGDNLTLSELHQQFDAVFLGLGLNASKQLGLPHEEAPGLLAATDYIRELRQADDLTQLPLADHCIVLGAGNTAIDMAVQMARLGAHDVNLVYRRGVEDMGATGHEQDIAKANQVRLLTWAQPEEVLLDDQGNVRGMRFARTHLVDGRLHTTGQTFELAADAIFKAIGQAFDGSALADPLARELKRQGERIEVDEHLRTSIPGVYAGGDCTSLDQDLTVQAVQHGKRAAEAINAQLKLNVEAA; translated from the coding sequence GTGATCAAGACCCTGAACCACCTCCCGCATCCCTATGAGAATGCGGCCGCCCTCGCCGGTCATTTCACCGACCTGGCGCCGCCACTCAACGATCGCCAGGCGCATCTGGAAGCCTCGCGTTGCCTGTATTGCTACGACGCGCCGTGCGTGAACGCCTGCCCGAGCGAAATCGATATTCCGTCGTTCATCCGCAACATCCATCAGGAAAACGTTCAGGGCGCGGCGCAAAAAATCCTCTCGGCGAACATCCTCGGTGGCAGTTGCGCCCGGGTATGCCCCACCGAAATCCTCTGTCAGCAAGCCTGCGTGCGCAACAACGACCATGAATGCGCCCCGGTGCTGATCGGCCTGCTGCAACGCTACGCGGTCGACAACGCGCACTTCAGCGAACATCCCTTCCAGCGCGCTGCCGCCACCGGCAAACGCATTGCCGTGGTCGGTGCCGGCCCGGCCGGTTTGTCCTGCGCCCACCGCAGCGCGATGCATGGCCATGACGTGGTGATCTTCGAAGCCCGGGAAAAGGCCGGCGGCCTCAACGAATATGGAATCGCCAAATACAAACTGGTGGACGATTACGCACAGAAGGAGCTGGATTTTCTGTTGCAGATCGGCGGAATCGAGATTCGCCACGGGCAAAAACTCGGCGACAACCTGACCTTGAGCGAACTGCATCAGCAATTCGACGCAGTGTTTCTCGGCCTTGGCCTGAACGCCAGCAAACAACTTGGCCTGCCCCACGAAGAGGCGCCTGGCCTGTTGGCCGCCACCGATTACATTCGTGAACTGCGCCAGGCCGATGACCTGACTCAACTGCCGCTGGCGGATCATTGCATCGTCCTCGGCGCCGGCAACACCGCCATCGACATGGCCGTGCAAATGGCGCGTCTGGGCGCTCACGATGTGAACCTGGTGTACCGCCGTGGCGTTGAAGACATGGGCGCTACCGGTCACGAACAGGACATCGCCAAAGCCAATCAGGTGCGCTTGCTGACGTGGGCCCAACCGGAAGAAGTGTTGCTCGATGATCAAGGCAACGTGCGCGGCATGCGCTTTGCCCGCACCCATTTGGTAGACGGTCGCCTGCACACCACCGGACAAACCTTCGAACTGGCCGCCGACGCCATCTTCAAAGCCATCGGCCAGGCCTTTGACGGCAGCGCCCTGGCCGACCCGCTGGCTCGCGAACTCAAGCGCCAGGGTGAGCGCATCGAAGTGGACGAACACCTGCGCACCAGCATCCCCGGCGTGTATGCCGGTGGCGACTGCACCAGCCTCGATCAGGACCTCACCGTGCAAGCCGTGCAGCACGGCAAGCGTGCCGCCGAGGCGATCAACGCTCAACTCAAGCTCAATGTGGAGGCTGCGTAA
- the preA gene encoding NAD-dependent dihydropyrimidine dehydrogenase subunit PreA — translation MADLSIVFAGIKAPNPFWLASAPPTDKAYNVVRAFEAGWGGVVWKTLGEDPAAVNVSSRYSAHFGANREVVGFNNIELITDRSLEINLREITQVKKDWPDRALIVSLMVPCVEESWKHILPLVEATGADGIELNFGCPHGMPERGMGAAVGQVPEYVEQVTRWCKTYCSLPVIVKLTPNITDIRVAARAAHRGGADAVSLINTINSITSVNLERMVANPIVGSQSTHGGYCGSAVKPIALNMVAEIARDPQTQGLPISGIGGIGSWRDAAEFIALGSGSVQVCTAAMLHGFRIVEEMKDGLSRWMDSQGYASVSQFTGRAVGNTTDWKYLDINYQVIAKIDQEACIGCGRCHIACEDTSHQAIASLKQADGTHQYAVIDEECVGCNLCQITCPVQDCIEMVPMDTGKPFLDWNHDPRNPYHVSP, via the coding sequence ATGGCCGATCTCTCGATTGTCTTTGCCGGCATCAAAGCCCCCAATCCGTTCTGGCTGGCCTCCGCACCACCCACCGACAAGGCCTACAACGTGGTCCGCGCCTTCGAAGCTGGCTGGGGTGGCGTGGTCTGGAAGACCCTGGGTGAAGACCCGGCGGCGGTCAACGTATCGTCGCGCTATTCGGCGCACTTCGGCGCCAACCGTGAGGTGGTGGGTTTCAACAACATTGAGTTGATCACCGACCGTTCGCTGGAGATCAACCTGCGGGAAATCACCCAAGTCAAAAAGGACTGGCCCGACCGCGCGCTGATCGTGTCGCTGATGGTGCCCTGTGTCGAAGAGTCCTGGAAACACATTCTGCCGCTGGTGGAGGCCACCGGCGCCGATGGCATCGAACTGAATTTCGGTTGCCCCCACGGTATGCCGGAACGTGGCATGGGTGCGGCGGTCGGCCAGGTGCCGGAGTACGTCGAACAGGTCACTCGCTGGTGCAAGACGTATTGCTCGCTGCCGGTAATCGTCAAGCTCACGCCAAACATTACCGACATCCGCGTCGCCGCCCGCGCGGCCCATCGCGGTGGCGCAGATGCGGTGTCGCTGATCAATACGATCAACTCGATTACCAGTGTCAATCTGGAGCGCATGGTCGCCAACCCGATCGTGGGCAGCCAGAGCACTCATGGCGGTTACTGCGGTTCGGCGGTGAAGCCGATTGCGCTGAACATGGTCGCCGAAATCGCCCGTGATCCGCAGACTCAAGGCCTGCCGATCTCCGGCATTGGCGGCATTGGCAGTTGGCGCGACGCGGCGGAATTCATTGCGCTGGGCAGTGGCTCGGTGCAGGTGTGCACGGCGGCGATGCTGCACGGTTTCCGGATTGTCGAGGAGATGAAGGACGGCTTGTCACGCTGGATGGACAGTCAGGGTTACGCCAGCGTGTCGCAATTTACGGGGCGTGCGGTGGGCAATACCACGGACTGGAAGTACCTCGATATCAATTATCAGGTGATCGCGAAAATCGATCAGGAGGCGTGTATCGGTTGCGGGCGCTGCCACATCGCGTGCGAGGACACGTCGCATCAGGCGATCGCCAGCCTGAAGCAGGCAGACGGAACGCATCAATATGCCGTGATCGATGAGGAGTGTGTGGGCTGCAATTTGTGCCAGATCACCTGCCCGGTACAGGACTGTATCGAGATGGTGCCGATGGACACGGGCAAGCCGTTTCTGGATTGGAATCATGATCCGAGGAATCCGTACCATGTCTCACCTTGA
- a CDS encoding TetR/AcrR family transcriptional regulator — protein MGNHKIGIRRSNVEKILLGAEKVFAEKGFGGTAMADIAAQVQLPRSNLHYYFSTKTELYSAVLFDLLEVWKQDALCFEMFDDPRVVLSSYIRAKMNHSRSRPYGSKVWANEIIHGAPTLGEALDASLYDWAKMKEAKIRQWVDDKRILPVEPSSLLYMIWASTQHYADFDHQVNILNDHQPLSDMQFERAVQTVTSVILRGIGLEP, from the coding sequence ATGGGCAATCACAAGATCGGGATTCGTCGCAGTAATGTAGAGAAAATTCTGCTGGGGGCGGAAAAGGTCTTCGCCGAAAAAGGTTTTGGCGGCACTGCCATGGCTGATATCGCCGCGCAGGTGCAATTGCCGCGATCCAACCTGCATTACTACTTCAGCACCAAGACCGAACTGTACAGCGCAGTGCTGTTCGACCTGCTGGAAGTCTGGAAACAGGATGCGTTGTGCTTCGAGATGTTCGACGATCCCCGCGTGGTGCTCAGCAGCTACATCCGCGCCAAGATGAACCACTCGCGCAGCCGGCCTTACGGTTCGAAAGTGTGGGCCAACGAAATCATCCACGGCGCACCGACATTGGGTGAGGCCCTGGACGCCAGCCTCTACGACTGGGCCAAGATGAAAGAAGCGAAAATTCGCCAGTGGGTGGACGATAAACGCATCTTGCCGGTGGAGCCTTCGAGCCTGCTGTACATGATCTGGGCGTCGACCCAGCATTACGCGGACTTTGATCATCAGGTGAACATTCTCAATGACCATCAGCCGTTATCGGACATGCAATTCGAGCGGGCGGTGCAGACGGTGACCAGTGTAATTTTGCGCGGGATCGGGCTGGAGCCTTGA
- the copC gene encoding copper homeostasis periplasmic binding protein CopC — protein MLKKALVTTALLSSLLGASSVFAHAHLKSQTPAADSTVSAPSMLRLEFSEGVEASFTKVMLSKDGAAVPVKSLTSEGSDKKTLIVTPAEPLTAGTYKVEWHAVSVDTHKSEGAYAFKVGQ, from the coding sequence ATGCTCAAGAAAGCCCTGGTCACCACCGCCTTGCTCTCCTCGCTGCTTGGTGCTTCGTCGGTGTTTGCCCATGCTCATCTGAAAAGCCAGACCCCGGCGGCCGACAGCACCGTAAGCGCGCCATCGATGCTGCGCCTGGAGTTTTCCGAAGGTGTCGAGGCGAGCTTCACCAAGGTCATGCTCAGCAAGGACGGTGCCGCCGTGCCCGTGAAGAGCCTCACCAGCGAAGGCAGCGACAAGAAGACCCTGATCGTCACGCCTGCCGAACCGCTGACGGCGGGCACCTATAAAGTCGAATGGCACGCGGTCTCGGTCGACACCCACAAAAGCGAAGGCGCCTACGCCTTCAAGGTCGGCCAGTAA
- the copD gene encoding copper homeostasis membrane protein CopD, protein MISAMVLCRFVHFTVVLMLFGAWVFRPLLLNGSAEHLDRRLTMTTRWLAAVALVSGVAWLLLSTASMAGAWEAAVDPSTLHLVLSNTFFGQVWRWHLLLNALLVALLMSPWRAHTPLQIGLASLLLATLAPVGHGGMLDGLNGQLLILNQVVHLSCVGAWLGGLLLLVMILRQPAAQPIKAILLRFSGVGYALVAGLLITGLINVRVLTGVIWPTPLFTGFALILLIKVVLIAVMLGLALFNRLRIDDCEQRLATLKTSVILEWLLGIGAVATVSLLGTLPPMISS, encoded by the coding sequence ATGATCAGCGCGATGGTGCTGTGTCGCTTTGTGCATTTCACCGTGGTGCTGATGCTGTTCGGGGCGTGGGTGTTCAGGCCACTGCTGCTCAATGGCAGCGCTGAACACCTTGATCGACGGCTGACGATGACAACTCGCTGGCTGGCAGCAGTGGCATTGGTCAGCGGCGTTGCCTGGTTGCTGCTGAGTACCGCAAGCATGGCCGGAGCCTGGGAAGCGGCGGTTGATCCGTCGACCCTGCACCTGGTGCTGAGCAATACGTTTTTCGGTCAAGTCTGGCGCTGGCATTTGCTGCTCAACGCTTTGTTGGTAGCGCTGCTGATGTCGCCGTGGCGGGCGCACACCCCTCTGCAAATCGGCCTCGCCAGCCTGTTGCTGGCAACCCTCGCCCCGGTCGGTCACGGTGGCATGCTGGACGGCCTCAACGGCCAATTGCTGATCCTCAACCAAGTCGTGCACCTGAGCTGCGTGGGCGCCTGGCTCGGCGGGTTGTTGCTGTTGGTGATGATCTTGCGCCAACCGGCAGCACAGCCCATCAAAGCGATTCTGCTGCGTTTCAGTGGTGTCGGTTACGCCTTGGTGGCGGGGTTGCTGATCACCGGATTGATCAATGTTCGAGTCCTTACCGGCGTCATTTGGCCCACACCCCTGTTCACCGGTTTCGCGTTGATTCTGTTGATCAAGGTGGTGCTGATTGCCGTAATGCTGGGCCTGGCACTGTTCAATCGCCTGCGCATAGACGATTGCGAGCAGCGCCTGGCAACCCTGAAAACCAGCGTAATCCTCGAATGGCTGCTGGGGATTGGCGCTGTCGCCACCGTCTCCCTCTTGGGCACCCTGCCCCCCATGATTTCCAGCTGA